The Hemiscyllium ocellatum isolate sHemOce1 chromosome 20, sHemOce1.pat.X.cur, whole genome shotgun sequence region TACACGCCCATTGAAATCAGTCACTGCATTTCCTATTGTTGTTAGAACACCAACACAGGTGTTGTTCTTCAACCACTAGAGTTCCTCATCAGAACAGGAGGGGTTGGAGCAAGAAAATACAAAGTGCAAGACACAACTGTTGCCTGAGAAGCAGTTGATCAAGGTTGTAAAGTGCTGTTGCCAGAGTATAAAAAGGTAGAACAACTAGACACCTGCAAAGAGGAGTGTAAAGCAAGTTTGGTGGTACACACAATGTACAGCTTAAATTTACATGATCTCATCTGCTGAGTCACTACACATAATGGAGAGTCACCATGTTTCTTCCCTCCCCCCTACTCGATTCAAACACATTGTTCACTTGTTTACTTCAAAAAAGTGttttaatacaaaaaaaaaccgaGCCGTACAAAAAGAGGGATTTATTTACACAAGTTTTTTGCCCCCTAAAGTAGGAAAGAATCGGTCCAATGGGGGCACTCAAGTCAGCCAGCCAGAAGCTCCAGTCTTCATGCTGAGTGTTTGACCCGTGTTCCCATAGTTTTTGTGGTGAGCAGCTTCTCCACCATGGTGCGTGCATAACGCAGTCGGCTCGCCAGCTCCTTACAGCAGCCATGTTCCTCAATCATGCTCAGcttgaatgtgtggaattctcgTTTCTCGTCAATATAGGTTACAGCATTCATTAGTGGGCACAGGATGATTTTAGTGTGGTCCTGGAAGAGTGAGTTTTAAAGATTCTTCATGTTGCATTTGTTCACCAACAGTAACTTTAAGTGGCAATTTAAAGAGGTACTCACCTGGAAGAAGTTGATTTGAACAGTGCCATTGCTGAGGTGCAACACAATTGCACTACGAGTCCTGAACCAGATCCGCAAGAATGGAAGCCGTGCCAACTCGTCACCTTCCCGGGGAGTGATGTTGGCCCCTGCCTTCAACAAGTGCTCACTCATGTAATTACGGAAGTATTTGAGTAGAGTTGCCTGCAAGAAGAGCACTCTTATGAGCAACACACCTACTGGCTATAAATTCAATATGTTCGTTTCCATGCTTTCGTTTTGGGGTAGGTGAAAAAAGTTGTCACCTAATTCAGGTCATTTCGAATATCACCATTCGGGGAGAAAGCAACAGTTTGACAGGTACTCACCATCCTCCTACTTTAGATAAGTCAGAGTCAAGATGACAACAATTCAATTGTCAAAAAGGAATGAGCCAGGCTCAATCCTTTCCACAGTTCTACAGGAACCAGTGGCTCTGATTTTGATTGTCCCTAAACTGTGTTATCAAACAgttctggatgtaaatttgctcactgagccagaaggttcattttcagacattgtcaccatactaggtaaacagtgagcctccggtgaagcactatTTATAAGGTCACCAACACCAagttgaaaacaaaccttccgaCTCAGAGGAGGATTACTCAGATGGACTAATAGCCTCACAGACCCAACAATTATACTTCTCATGCTGAAATCAAATGGGGTCTTGGCGAGTGAGCTGTTTACTGTAGGATGACATTTTAAGAACAGGTTCTGACAAGTGTTAGAATGGGGTGTCATGTGCACACATTACGTATATTGCAGAACATCAAGTGGCAATTCAGAGCTAAAACATATCCATGCCAAGAAATGTCTAGGTTGGAGTTCAAAACCACTCCTCCTGTCAGAGTCAAGAGTGATTTCaccaagatttaaaaaaaaagtttcctcccTGTTACATTACATTTAACAGGAGACAGACCATATGCGTACAACAAATTGGATGGAATTGCTTGAATTTCTCGAATGCTTATAATTAATAAGGCAGATCAGGGCCTCGAGTACAATTATGATGGCGGCTAATAAATTCTGCCAATGCTTCAGTGACACTCACCTTTTTACTTAGGCTGGGAGGGTAAGATCGAAAGTTCAGGTAAGTCTCAGTCATGTCACGCTCAATGTATTGAAGACTCTCCCCATCATTGTACATAATTAAACGAGTGGAATCATTGAAGAGTACACCAACACTGTTGTCGCATAACTGATAACCTAGAGAATGATTTGATTTCCAGTCAGTGTACTGCTACAAGGTAAATTAACAAGACATTATGTAGGAGGCTACCTACTTAAGATACAGCTTCTGACCAGGAGAAAAATAGCTCCCTTGTATATTAGGTGTCTCAAGacaccaattaaaaaaaaaatccacaaaagTCTCAAGCGACAGGGTTATAAACTGAAATATGGAGAATGCAAAAAAGGTCCTGAACCAGTGTCGCAATATCTGTATCTCCACTTATCCTTCTAGATCAGACTGGACTACAGGACAGTTATAGCTTACTTGAGGCAAAATCCAACATTTCACTCATTGCAGGAGCTTTCTTCTGATGATATCCAGTAAATTGACTACAGATCAGACATAAGCAGATAAATTATTACAATCCTAGTGCATTACACAAGTTTTATGAAATAGTATTGTTTAGAACATTACTTACCTAAACCATATTTATCTGAATAATCCACCCATTTGCTGACCCAGAAGATTGGTATACAGGCTGGGTCTTCAGCCTCCTCTACAAAGGGGAAACAACATGGTAAATACTGCATTTAATCGAGAGAACTCAAACAAAAACAGGGAGGGAGGTAAACAGTTATCCTGGGGTAGAGTCAACACATTGAACTTACCAACTATTTaaaagtagttttttttaaaaaaaaacctctatcAGGAACATTGATTTATGGGATGCTTCACAGTACAATATTTTGTTTCCTCATTAGCAGTGGAGGCAGCCAAAGCGCTTGCCTATGCACATTTCCTTAGTTACTctgccacccccacccacctcccaaaaCAGGTCACTAGAAGTCAGTTTGAGGGGTGCCACACCATGTGAAATATTGCTGACTTGGGAGTTTCTTGCTTGTACTGCTTGTCTGAGGCATATTGGTAAGATTTACAATTTGATAATGTGGGGAtacagtcagatgtacagcatggaaacagacccttcggtccaacctgtccatgctgaccagctatcccatcccaatctagtcccacctgccaacatccagcccatatcccaccaaaccctttctattcatatacccatccaaatgccttttaaatgttgcaattgtaccagcctccaccacatcctctggcagctcattccatacacgtaccacccactgcgtaaaaacgttgccccttaggtttcttttatatctttcccctcaccctaaaccgtttcaagacatccagcacttcctcctctataatctggacattttgcaagatatcaccatctatttccctacaatctatatcttccatatccttttccacagcaaatactgatgcaaaatattcatttagtatctcccccattttctgtggctccacgcaaaggccaccttgctgatcttggaggggccctattctctgcctagttacccttttctctttaatatatttgtaaaaaccctttggattctccttaattctatttgccaaagctatctcatgtccccgttttgccctcctgatttccctcttaaagtatactcctactgcctttatactcttccaaggattcactcaatctatcctgtctgtacctgacatatgcttccttctttttcctaaccaaaccctcaatttctttagtcatccagcattccctttcaccctgacaggaagatactttctctggattcttgttatctcatttctgaaggcttcccattttccagccatccctttacctgcgaacgtctgcccacaatcagcttttgaaagttcttgcctaataccatcaaaattggcctttctccaatttagaacttcaacttttagatctggtctatccttttccatcactattttaaatctaatagaattatggtcgctggccccaaagtgcacccccactgacacctcagtcacttgccctgccttatttcccaagagtaggtcaaggtttgcatcttctctagtaggtacatccacatactgaatcagaaaattgtcttgtacacacaaattcctctccatctaaacctttaacactatggcagtcccagtcgatgtttagaaagttaaaatccctgaccataatcaccctattattcttacagacagctgagatctccttacaagtgtgtttctcaatttccctctgactattggtgggtctataatacaatcccaataagctgatcatccctttcttatttctcagttccacccaaatgccttccctggatgtatttccgggaatgtcCTCCCTtagcatagctgtaatgctatcccttatcaaaaatgccactccccctcctcttttgcctccctttctatccttcctgtagcatttgtatcctggaacattcagctgccagtcctgcccatccctgagccatgtttccataattgctatgatatcccagtcccatgttcctaaccatgccctgagatcatctgctttccccgttaggccccttgcattgaaataaatgcagtttaaatttattagtcctaccttgtccctgcctacccgGACTGCtcgactcatttctgttctcagctgtacctgtctcagatcgattgctttcctcactatctccctgggtcccaccccccaccttactagtttaaatcctcccaaacagttttagcaaatttccctgccagtatgttagtccccttccaatagtccttcttgtacaggtcacttctaccccagaagagattccaatgatccaaaattgtgaatccttctcccatacaccagctcctcagccatgcacttGCAGGGTCATCAAGTCCTGGAATTGGAGCTTGTGGCTCACAGACAGGGACCCTATCATACTGTGACACAGGATCTCCTGCTTACAGCATGCTTATTCATCCACAAAAGAAAAATATAGTGATTACTTGAATTGATCAAGAAATTTAAATAATTTGTTAAACTCAATACACAATATTTTCACAACATACAAAACAATTGACAACATGATCAACCTGCTGCATCCCATTGCCATTAAATGGGAGATTAATTGTTCACACTAGACTGTCTTATTATTCCAGATCAAGGTAGCCtaaaatgcatttaaaaaaacaaacattttcagGAGAAGGCAGTTTCTGTACCTTGTCTGATGACTGGTTTGTCAGCTGGCCTTGCTGCTACTACACTGCTTAACTGTTGCAATAGATCAGAGAGGTAGAAATCATTGCATTCCCCGCCATCCCTGTAGAAAATATAAATTAAGTTTAGTCAAAATGTAATGTTGTGGAATTTTTAGCTATCCTCAGTTTAACAGTCACCATTATTAACAATTGCCACCGATATCCTCAAGAGAAGAAAGTCTGCCTTTCTCACTCAGTTTGGCCAACTCAGTCGGACTctagaccctcagcaatgtggttaacttttaaaCAACCTTGAAAATCCGttcaaggacagttagggataGCCAACACATGCTGGCGACATCCAGGTCCTACGAAGGAATAAAAAATGTTTGCAACATCTTGCACAACCAACAAAGCTTGAAGACAAGCAATCGCAGTACATAGCGGTTTAATCCAAGTCAAAAACACAAGTCATCCTATAAACAGGAGGATTTTTTTGCTCAGATTTGTGGTTTGATTAGAGCAATACAGTACCAATGACCTACAGTTCAGAAAATTCTGAGTATTGGATGGTATCTGGAAATACTATTGGAGGTCTTCCTTTAAAATTCCCTTCCTGTATTTAAACAGATGTGCATAGCATGAGTGGTATAGAAGTCCATAGATTAAAAACTCTGGCTGAAATGGGAACAAGTAACAattgtgtcacacaaatgccaggcagtgaGCACCTCCAATAAGAGATAGTTGAATCACCAATCATCATTACTGAATTCCTGACTATTATCACAGAGGGTTACCATTCACCACAAActggctaggaatcctgcagtaaaCAACTCATCATACTCCCCATAGCCTGTTCCCTATCTGCAAGGGTGAATGTGATGGCATAGTCCCCATGTGTCTGGATAAGAGAACCAGGGTCACGCCTTGAGGGAGCTAAGGGTAGGCCACAAGTGCTGGCCCAGAcagtaatgcccacattccatgagtgaatttaaaaaaaaaccccaaaaaaattacatttccaACAATAATGAAATACTACAGGTCCAAAGCATTAAGACCGGAATCTCCTTCCCATATTATTTAAAAACTTCCATTGACTTGCATGAGACAAgtcaattcagaaggcaaaataccagtttaaaaaaaaagggtatTATTTACCTTGCTACTCCATCATCTTCTGACTTGCCTGGTCTGTCACCAGCTGCAACATCTATTGGGTTAACATTAGAAGGATCAATAACTTAAGACATAATTTTTAGAGAATCTCAAGTCATTAGAGGAAGTGATTTTCAATGGACTGTCCTGATATGGTCAGGAATTACAGTCAACTGTTATAATGTGCATTTCATCAACACAAATTGGGTAtaacacaattgaagaatttagaccattagtTGTACAACACAAACTTGCTTTAAGTGTATTGGCTATGACATGATTCTGGTCCAATTGGTTTAAATTGGCCTGCAATTATGAGATTTTCTTGTAACATGGGATTGCACAGGAACaatcacattatatcagaacagattGGATAATGCAGGCAAATCACAGACCAATTCTTTTAGACTAGAGGCAGAAACATACGTTGCCAATTATAATCTTTTTAGCAAGTTGTGAAATGTAGTGGTGAGACCAGCTTGCAATTAAAAATTGCTAATTCAATAACACAAAACAGTGCTGCACTTAAAAACATCTCacttgaaacaaaacaaaatttatgcattctaatatggGTGTTGAatataaatagaaaaaaaaaacaatgaaattaaaaaaaaagttttcccaACATGGGGGTCAAGGTTTTGACACTATCCTATTAACTACTCGGAGTTACTTAGCTGTGAAGGAACTTGCCCCAGAAAGCTTTTTCAACCAAGCCTCACAGCCATGATAGAACAGAACCAAAAAGTCAAACAGCGCAAGGTAATTTAAGAGTGTGGCATTAACATAATTGTTCCCAATTTCTTTTTGAGACAGCCAGAGTGCTAATGCTCTCATTGCAGAGGTTTCAGTCAGCTGTCACCTAATATCATTCTACAGATAGAGTAACTGGAAGCCTCAGTGGTGACATCGGGAATATAGCAAAGTTGCCAGATAGTAATCATACAATCcgtacagcgtggaagcaggccattcgacgcgaagagtatcccatccagacccactctgcaaccctatccctgtaaccctgcattcccatggctaatctaccatgcatgcacatcactgggcactatgttTCCCAATCTACttcacctgcacagctttggactgagagaaaactgaagcatccagaggaatctcacgcagacacagggaaaacatgcaaacaattgcccaaggctagagttgaacctgggtccctggtactgtgagacatcAGTTTGAACCACTTGGCTCAGTTTAGTGCTGAGCAACGGTATCATTACTGATTCCTTCATTTTGGACTTTGAACATCTTGCATAACAGTGGATGAAGTATTCAGTGGTCACTGGTGGTCAAATGAAGGGAATTACATGTTGCCTTTGTTGTATTCCACATATTCTGTTCCCCTTGTTGTCCATTCCACGTGTGAAAGTCTTCACAGCACATCATTCTTATAGCTTACATTCCAATCTAGTGTTGTTATATTGACAGAAGTCCTAATTCATGCAACACAATATGTACACAATACAAGTCAAGGACCAGCACCGCTCAACATATGATACCTTTGTTGAGTTCAGTGAGAGGTCGtctcagattagaatcaatcccACCAGGCGCAAGAGAAAATCGGGGAGCCATAGTCAAGCAGGTTGTAGGCAAACGGACAGGTAGGTAGCCAGATTTAAAGAACTCATCATTCAACAGCTCATGGATGTTAGGCCGTGCACTTGGATCAGACCGAAGCATCCGCTGTATGAGGCTGGCAGCCACAGGATTAACATGCTAGAAAAGGGATCAGATCAGTTAATGGTTACAAACTGAAGATGGAATTTATAGAATTTAAAACAGACAATTAAACTGATCCAGACCCACCTGTTCACAGTATCTatttctgcattctctctctcccccccaccgtCTGACCTAGCTTTCTCTTCAAAAGTGTACATTATTCAACTCACCCAGTTCATGTGATAATAAGTGCCATATTTTTATTAGTCTGACTGACTAAATCAGTGTTCCTCATCAtggaggatggagatatttgtgcaGCCATTGCCTTTAGCACATTGTTTTAAGATTGCCCACAACTGGCAAGACTGCCTGGAAAGTTAATCGCAGGTTATCGTTCTGAGATTACCATCAATGCCTCAGCATCTAAAATGCATTATGGTCAAATACTAGCAGCTTCGATGTGAAGAGACACCATCATAATGAGGCCAATGCTGATCAGTTCAACAAAGAACGTCAGAGCACAAAAAGAGAAACATATGTTGAACTGGTTTTGTTAGGCAGAAGGCAGTACG contains the following coding sequences:
- the plk1 gene encoding serine/threonine-protein kinase PLK1, which produces MTTVAGKPSAKLGSAAPPPVAAPVAKEIPDILVNPKTMKRYVRGRFLGKGGFAKCYEISDMETNEVFAGKIVPKTLLLKPHQREKMSMEISIHKSLSHANVVGFHGFFEDDDFVYVVLELCRRRSLLELHKRRKAVTEPEARYYLKQIILGGQYLHNNNVIHRDLKLGNLFLNDDMEVKIGDFGLATTVQYEGERKKTLCGTPNYIAPEVIGKKGHSFEVDVWSLGCIMYTLLVGKPPFETSCLKETYLRIKKNEYNIPKHVNPVAASLIQRMLRSDPSARPNIHELLNDEFFKSGYLPVRLPTTCLTMAPRFSLAPGGIDSNLRRPLTELNKDVAAGDRPGKSEDDGVARDGGECNDFYLSDLLQQLSSVVAARPADKPVIRQEEAEDPACIPIFWVSKWVDYSDKYGLGYQLCDNSVGVLFNDSTRLIMYNDGESLQYIERDMTETYLNFRSYPPSLSKKATLLKYFRNYMSEHLLKAGANITPREGDELARLPFLRIWFRTRSAIVLHLSNGTVQINFFQDHTKIILCPLMNAVTYIDEKREFHTFKLSMIEEHGCCKELASRLRYARTMVEKLLTTKTMGTRVKHSA